The following proteins are encoded in a genomic region of Oceanisphaera profunda:
- a CDS encoding TIGR04211 family SH3 domain-containing protein, with protein MKSKLLVALLCSLSWLSMANAADRYISDDVYAYLHAGPSNKFRILGSIKAGETVTELARDAQTKYVHIRDADGRTGWVEGTFVQSEESFRSKLPKIESELTNTKAQLSSVDERHEQDVLEKTNRLQLQDQELTEVQAELRALRQQHDTLNSENQRLTSLMDNKQHQMRLDWLLYGGMVAGIGALFGFLLPLIPRRKSRHQSRWMN; from the coding sequence GTGAAATCGAAACTTCTTGTGGCACTGCTGTGCAGCTTGTCTTGGCTGAGCATGGCTAACGCCGCCGATCGCTATATATCCGATGACGTGTACGCCTATCTGCACGCGGGCCCCAGCAATAAATTTCGCATTCTCGGCTCCATTAAGGCCGGTGAAACTGTCACTGAGCTGGCGCGCGATGCACAAACCAAATATGTGCATATTCGCGACGCTGATGGCCGTACCGGTTGGGTAGAAGGTACCTTTGTACAAAGCGAAGAGAGCTTTCGCTCCAAGCTGCCCAAGATTGAAAGCGAACTGACAAACACCAAAGCACAGCTGAGCTCAGTGGATGAGCGTCATGAACAAGATGTGCTCGAAAAAACTAATCGCTTACAACTGCAAGACCAAGAGCTCACCGAGGTGCAAGCCGAGCTAAGAGCCTTGCGCCAGCAGCACGACACCTTGAACAGCGAAAACCAACGCCTAACTAGCCTGATGGACAACAAGCAGCATCAAATGCGCTTAGATTGGTTGCTCTACGGCGGCATGGTCGCCGGCATAGGTGCACTGTTTGGCTTCTTATTACCTTTGATCCCACGTCGTAAAAGCCGCCACCAAAGCCGCTGGATGAATTAA